The DNA region GGATGCTACCTGCGAACCGTTTGAATTTGTTAAGGCGGATGTTTTAATTACCGAGAGCACTTTTGCAAATCCTGATACTAAGCACCCATCGCCGGATGATGAAATTAAAAAGCTTAACGAAACGAGCTTAAATATCATGCTGGGCGCCTATTCGTTAGGAAAGGCGCAACGTATCATTTGGTTGCTAAACGAGCATTGCCCCACAAGAAATGTGATGCTTCACCACAGCATCATGCCGTTTGTAAAAATTTACGAAGATTATGGAATAAGCGTAGGTAACTACAAAATGTACGATCGAAAGGTGATGAAGAACAACCACGAAAACCAGGTTTACATTGTACCTCCGATGGTTTTTCACAGTTACCACAAAGCCATAAACGTAGTTCGTGCCTTTGCCTCAGGATGGAAGAACCTGCAGCAACAAAACGGCATTTCGCTTTATATCTCGGACCATGCCGATTGGGACGCAATTTTAGAGACTGTAAAAGAGGTGCAGCCAAAACAAATCTGGACGCTACATGGCGATGGCAAACAACTGAAAGCGCACTTCAAAGATCAATTGGAGGTTAAAATATTGAATGATTGATTGGGAAATGATAGAATGAGAGAATGATTGATTGGGAAAATGATGGGATGATAGAGTTATAGAATGATAGAATGAGAGAATGATTGATTGGGAAAATGATGGGTTGATAGGATGATGGAATGATAAAATGATGGAATGACTGAAAGATCAAAGGGAGAATGTCACCCTGAGCGGAGTCGAAGGGCAGTCCACCAAAAGCTCACTAATTTTAAATTCATTCATTCAAAAATTCAAAATTACTATGAAAGAAGGAGAGGACTTCTATTTTAACGAAGCGGGCTTGATGGTATTTACAGCGAACTATCATTTAAAGCGTGGGTATTGTTGCAAAAACAAGTGTAAGCACTGTCCTTGGGGTTATGGCAAGAAGAAAGAGAAGAAATAGATTAATTGGCAGTTTTCAATTTCAGTTTAATCAAAACGAACATTGTTGTAGATATCGCTTATGTCAACTGTAAAACCCATGGAAACAAAGTTCAGCGAATCTGTTAGTTGCTGATATTCGATCAGTTCCCAGTTTTGGTTTTCGTTAAGGTAAAAGGCTTCAATAGCTACCGATTCGGAATCGATTAAGATGTATTCTTTTAACGATGGAATGTCGCGATAAAGCTTAAATTTTTTCCCTCGATCGTAATCTCGCGTAGATGGCGAAAGGATTTCGATAATTACTGTGGGATTTAAACTCGTGTCTTCATCGGTTTGGAGGTGCTCGATTTCATTGCAATAGATTGAAATATCGGGATAGGTAAATAGCGTATTTTTAGGAATATGCATCCGCATATCGCTGCCAAAGGGATAGCAGTTTCTGTGTTTAAGTTTCTGGCACAATGCACCAAATGTATTAGAGAAAATCCAGTTGTGTTGAGTACTTGCACCAGACATAGCAAAGATTTCTCCTTCAAAGTACTCGTGCTTTTCGTCAGAGGCTTTTTCTTTCTCTAAGTATTCTTCAATGGTGAAACGCCGCTTGTTGTAAGCTACGGCAGGCTCATTTACAATGAATTCCATAAATTACAATTTAGCAAAATTCTCAAATTAATCAAAGTTAACATCTTCGTAGATATCGCTTAAGGCAATGGCAAATTCCATCGAAACAAAGTTGAGCGAATCACTTAACTGTTTATATTCTATAACTTGCCAAATCTGTTTCTCGTTAATGTAAAAGGCTTCGACAGAAACGGATTCTGAATCGATTAGCATGTACTCTTTTAAAGAAGGAATATCTTTGTAAAGGTCGAATTTACGGCTTCTATCGTATTTTCTGGTTGAAGGCGAGAGGATTTCGATGATTACGGTAGGTTCAACAAAAGTTTCCTCGTCTACACCACTTTTTTTCGGATGCTTACAATAAATGGAAATATCAGGATAAGTAAACAGTGTATTTTCCGGAATATGCATCCGCATATCGCTGCCGTACGGCTTACATGGTTTCCCTTTCAGTTTGACATAAAGTTCTCCGAAAATATTAGTGAAAATTTCGTTATGCTTATCGCTAGCACCAGACATAGCAAAGATTTCTCCCTGAAAGTATTCGTGCTTTTCGCCGGAGGCTTTTTCTTTCTCTAAGTATTCTTCAATGGTGAAACGCCGCTTGTTGTAAGCTACGGCAGGCTCATTTACAATGAATTCCATAAATTACAATTTAGCAAAATTCTCAAATTAATCAAAGTTAACATCTTCGTAGATATCGCTTAAGGCAATGGCAAATTCCATCGAAACAAAGTTGAGCGAATCACTTAACTGTTTATATTCTATAACTTGCCAAATCTGTTTCTCGTTAATGTAAAAGGCTTCAGCAAAAACGGATTCTGAATCGATTAGCATGTACTCTTTTAAAGAAGGAATATCTTTGTAAAGGTCGAATTTACGGCTTCTATCGTATTTTCTGGTTGAAGGCGAGAGGATTTCGATAATTACGGTAGGTTCAATAAAAGTTTCCTCGTCTACACCACTTTTTTTCGGATGCTTACAATAAATGGAAATATTAGGATAAGTAAACAGTGTATTTTCCGGAATATGCATCCGCATATCGCTACCGTACGGCTTACATGGTTTCCCTTTCAGTTTGTTGCCAATTTCAATGAATACGTTACTGAAAATTTCGTTATGCTTATCGCCAGCACCAGACATAGCAAAGATTTCTCCCTCAAAGTATTCGTGCTTTTCGTCGGATGCTTTTTCTTTCTCTAAGTATTCTTCAATGGTGAAACGCCGTTTGTTATAGGCCACGGCAGGCTCATTTACAATGAATTCCATAAATTACAATGTACCGAAATTTTCAGTTTAATCAAAACGAACATTGTTGTAGATATCGCTTATGTCAACTGTAAAACCCATGGAAGCAAAGTTCAGCGAATCTGTTAGTTGCTGATATTCGATCAGTTCCCAGTTTTGGTTTTCGTTAAGGTAAAAGGCTTCAATAGCTACCGATTCGGAATCGATTAAGATGTATTCTTTTAACGATGGAATGTCGCGATAAAGCTTAAATTTTTTCCCTCGATCGTAATCTCGCGTAGATGGCGAAAGGATTTCGATAATTACTGTGGGATTTAAACTCGTGTCTTCATCGGTTTGGAGGTGCTCGATTTCATTGCAATAGATTGAAATATCGGGATAGGTAAAGAGCGTATTTTTAGGAATATGCATCCGCATATCGCTGCCAAACAGTTCACAAGGCTTTCCCCTCAGTTTGACGCCGATTTGTACAAAAACATTACTAAAAATTCTGTTATGTTCTGTACTTGCACCAGACATTGCAAAGATTTCTCCTTCAAAGTACTCGTGCTTTTCGTCGGAGGCTTTTTCTTTCTCCAGGTATTCTTCGATGGTGAAACGCCGTTTGTTATAGGCCACGGCAGGCTCATTTACAATGTGTTCCATAGCTCAAGATAGCAAAAAGTATCGCTTTTTTGATGAAGTGGATTACAGCATTAAGCTTTTAGACTGAGCAGCGAGCTAGTGGCCAGCAAAAAAACCGATTAACGCTACGCCAATGCCGAGCAATACAGCGATGGTTTTCCGGATATTGATTTTGTGGTCTGCACTCGATTCGAACAGGATGGTGGTAGAGATGTGCAAAAAGATACCGATAACAATGCCCATTATTTTGTTAAAATAAGCGTCTATTCCACCGATTGTTCCGTTACTAAGTCCAACACTTACATAAAAGCCGAGCGGGGCCATTAGTGCGAAAATAAGAAGGTATAGGAGAATGCTGCCTTTTTTGAAATGATTTTGCATTAAAATACTGGCCAAAGCAAAGGCTGCGGGGATATGATGAAGCGAAATGCCGAAAATCAGTTCATTGTGCTGATCTTTTGCAAGGGGCATTCCTTCTAAAAAGGCATGCAAACAAAGGCTTATCATAATGCCAAATGGGAACACATGGCCATCGTGGTGTTTATGGATGTGTCCATGTTCAACCCCTTCCGAAAATTGCTCTAAAAATATCTGAAGTAAAAATCCAACGAGTATAAAAATCCCGATCTGCTCTTTATCGGGGCCGCTGTACGCATCAGGAATTAAATGTAAAACGGTAATGGCAAAGAGATAGGCACCGCTAAAAGACAGAATCAATTTGAGCAGTTTCGATTTATCGCTTTTAACCAAAAATATTGCAGTGCCTCCAAAAAAAGCGCAGAAAAAAAGTACGGCAAATTTCCAAGCTTCCATTAAAATTCGGGTTGTAGTTTTTTAAAAATCATTGAACAAACAAAACCGATTATTGTTCCGAGTATTGCGCCGGAGGTAACATCAACCGGAAAATGAACGCCCACATAAACTTGTGCAAAACAAATAATTATTGCCCAAAACAATCCAATTGGCAAAATCGGTTTCCAACGGCTATAAAAAACGCAGATCAAAAACACCGCAATAGCGAAATGATTTGTGGCATGAGATGATGGAAAACTCATTCCGCCGCCGCAAGGTACCCGGTGGATGATATCGTTTGATAAATGAAAATCGTTGCATGGCCTTACTCTTCCCACCATTGGTTTGATCAGTTTTGAGGAGATCGAATCGCCCATGGCAAAGGTAACGAGTATCATGCCGATGATATAGAGACCTGTTTTTTTATACTGTTTGATGCAAAATACAATAATAAAAACGTATAACGGCGACCAAAAGAACCGGTTTCGCATTAAGGGCATCAGCCAATCGAAAAAACCGTTTGAAAGACCGCGATGGATCTTCAAAAAGAGCTCAACATCAAATTGCCGGATGCTTTCTATCATGCTTTTTTGCAAACTAAAATTAAACGATCTGAGTTGGCCTTGTCAAAGTCATCGAGTGCATAGTTACCGAAAGCCTTTTGTACCACCATGCCCGCTTTTGTAAGCATACGCTCAAAATTGTCGAAAGTAAATGCCTGAACGCGTTCTTCGAAGTTGTAAACCTTGTGCTTATCCTCAAAATTAATTTTTTTGATAATCTTTCCGTCAACTACGGTTTTCGTAATGTTGAAGGTAATATCATCGAGCGACTTCGTTTCGCAATGGTTTAAATTTCCGATAATTTTTTCGGTATTAAAATAATCAATTACCAAAATACCATTGGCCTTTAAACATTTCCTAAAAGTTTTTAATGCGTCTACATGTTCCTTTTCGGTATCGAAGTAGCCAAAACTGGTAAATAAATTTAGCGCTATATCAAAATAGTTGATGTAAAATAACCGCCGCATATCGTGCACAAGGAAGTGCAATTTATCATTCTCGAACTTTTTTGCAAATTTGATGCTTTGTTCCGATAAGTCTATTCCTGTAACATCAAAGCCTTTTTTATTCAAGTAAATAGCGTGTCGGCCTTTACCGCACGCAATATCGAGCATCTTCGCATCAACAACGGGATCAAGATAGTTTGTTAAGTTATCGATAAAAAACTCGGCTTCGGCATTGTTCCTTTCCTGGTAAAGAATATGATAATATGGGGAATTAAACCAATATTGAAACCACTTGCGCTGCATATAAATAAGCCTTTGTTTTGAAAAGTTGCAAACTTAGATAAAATTGACTTAAACGTATAGATTAATTTAACCTGAACATTAATTTGTTGCCACTGTGCTGAGCCAAAAAAACCATAACAGTTGCGCAAATATAAACTTTTACTTTGCATGTAGAATCTCCTGTCTCATTTATTGCAACATTATTGCATTGATAGGTGTTTTTGTATCCTTTTGCTATTGGGTGTGTATATCAAATACCAGCGTTTAAAAATGGAAGATGGCCGGATTGGCAAGAGTTTGCCAACAACAGTTTGCCTCTGACTGTAGTGCCGAAAGCAGCAGTTTCAAAGTCTGTTAGCCCTTAATTTCTATTAAATACATGGTATAAATAGATATAAAAACAATGTAAATTAAGTGGTTAAAGCTTCCCGAAAACAGCCGGCATCTTGTTTTTTTTCTTATTTTTGAATTTCAAATAAATACGCAAAAGTGACTTTAATAAAATCGATTTCAGGAATACGAGGAACGATTGGCGGACAAGCGGGCAACGGCTTGACACCGATTGATATAGTAAAATTTACAGCGGCTTTTGGTAGCTGGGTGGTAAAGAAAACAGGCAATAAACGACTGGTTTTGGGTCGCGATGCACGTATTTCGGGCGAAATGGTTAACAATTTAGTCATCGGCACCTTGCAGGGCCTTGGCATCGAAGTAATCGATTTAGGACTTTCTACTACGCCAACTGTTGAAGTTGCGGTGCCTGATGAGAGGGCTGGCGGAGGAATTATTTTAACGGCGAGCCACAACCCTAAGCAATGGAATGCGCTGAAGTTATTAAATGACAAGGGCGAATTTATTAGCGATTTGGACGGAAAAGAGGTTTTGGAACTGGCAGAAAGTGCAAGTTTCGAATTTGCTGATGTTGATAAATTAGGCAAGGTAATTAAGAACGATACTTACCTGCAAAAACACATCGACAAAGTTTTGGCGCTACCTTTGGTTGATGTTGAAGCGATTAAAAAGGCCGATTTTAAGATTGTTATCGATTGTGTGAACTCTACCGGTGGCATTTTTATACCTGCGTTGTTAAAGGCTTTGGGCGTAACCCAAGTTACAGAACTATACTGTACGCCCGATGGGCATTTTCCGCATAACCCTGAGCCGCTTCCGGAAAACCTGACCGAGATTTCGAAAGAAGTGCAGAAGCAAAGTGCCGATTTGGGTATTGTTGTCGACCCTGATGTTGACCGTTTATGTTTTGTAAATGAAGATGGTACGATGTTCGGCGAAGAATACACTTTGGTTGCTGTTGCCGATTATGTACTGAAGAACACCCCTGGCAATACGGTATCGAACCTTTCGTCGACCCGTGCTTTACGCGATGTAACAGAGAGATCGGGCTCGGTATATAATGCCTCGGCTGTGGGCGAGGTAAATGTGGTTAACAAAATGAAAGAAACCAACGCCATAATCGGTGGCGAGGGCAACGGCGGAATTATCTATCCTGAAGCGCATTATGGCAGAGATGCTTTGGTTGGTATTGCTTTGTTTTTAACGCATTTGGCCAGGTTTGGAAAGTCGATATCATTGCTACGAAGCAGCTATCCACAGTACCACATCTCTAAAAATAAAATTACCCTTACACCGGAAATGGATATCGATAATTTATTAAAACAGGTGGAAGAAAAATATAAAACACAGCCTTACAGTACTATAGACGGATTGAAGATCGAGTTTGATAAAACATGGGTGCACTTACGCAGATCGAACACGGAGCCAATTATAAGGATTTACAGTGAAGCTGAAAACGAAACAGTTGCCGAAAACCTGGCTAATAAAATCATTTCTGACATTAAGGAAATATTAAAATTAAACTAGCTAATGAAAAAAGTGTATTTAGATAATGCGGCTACCACACCCCTAGATAGGGACGTAATTGCCGAAATGACAAATGTGATGGAGAACTACTTTGGCAATCCATCGGCTATTCATGCGCTGGGAAGGGAGGTGAGAACCCTTGTAGAAAAGGCCCGTAAAACGGTCGCTAATTTGCTAGGTGCTTCTCCATCAGAAATTTTCTTTACCTCAGGAGGTACAGAGGCCGATAATACCGCGATTCGGTGCGGCATTGCAGCTTATGGAATTAAACACGCCATTACTTCAAAAATTGAGCACCATGCGGTTGAGCATACCTTAAATATGATGCTTAAACATGGTGAGATTGATAAGCTGAGCTTTGTTAATATAGATGCGAAGGGTAATGTAGATTATGCTCATTTGGAAGAACTGTTGCAACACAATGAGCGTTCTTTTGTATCGCTTATGCATGCCAACAACGAGTTGGGCACACTTACCGATATGGCTAAGGTTGGAGATATTTGCGAAAAGTACAACGCCATTTATCATGCGGACACCGTGCAAACGATGGGACATTACCCACACAACGTACGCGAATTGAAAGCGCATTTTATCGTTTGTGCGGCACACAAACTGCACGGGCCAAAGGGCGTGGGCTTTTTGTATGTAAACAGCAATATCAAAATTCCGCCGATGATTTATGGTGGCGCACAAGAGCGCAATATGCGTGGCGGAACTGAAAATGTGTATGGTATTGTTGGGCTGGCCAAGGCGCTTGAAATTGCCTATGCGGAAATGGACGCCCACCAGGTTTACATTCAGGATTTAAAAGATTATTTGAAAGCACAATTGATTGCGGAAATTCCGGGAATTGGCTTTAATGGCGAAACTGATGCTGATAAAAGCCTTTATACGGTGTTAAACGTATCTTTCCCTGAGATGGATATGGCCGATATGTTGCTCTTTAATCTCGATATTAATGGCATTTGTGCTTCCGGCGGCAGTGCATGTTCGTCGGGCTCTAATATTGGCTCGCACGTTTTAAACGGTATTGAGGCCGACCCAAATCGCCCATCGGTTCGGTTCTCGTTCAGTAAATATACAACGAAGGAAGAACTTGATTACGTGATTGAAAAAGTAAAAATGGTGGTTAAGCAAAATGCATTGGTTTAGCTACCGATAAGGAAAGAAAAGAAGTCTCGAAGTAATTCGGGACTTTTTTGTTTGATAAAGTTTTTGTATGTTTAATTTATCAGGCGATGACTTTGGAGCGATTGTCATTTCGACGTGAGCGCTTAATAAGAGTTCCTTTGGAGGAGAAATTTGTACGATGTCCCTCATGAGTGTTCCTGACTGTTTAATTATAGTTATCGCATTACGATTATAATCGTTAAATTCCCTTAAAATTCTTTTTTCGCCAACATTTTTGGCCTACGCTTGTTAGTAAAAGACAACACAAATAAACTTATGACCGAACAACACCTTTATCAAACTGGAATTATAGGAAATTGTGCTTTTTTGGCGCATGTAAATAAAAATACAGACATATCCTGGCTTTGCTGGCCTCGTTTTGATAGTCCTTTTGTTTTTGGAAGCCTTTTAGACAAGAAAAAGGGCGGAGAATTTTCGATTTTACCGCAAGGCGAATTCACTTCGACCCAATATTACATTGAAAATACGAACGTTTTAAGAACGGAGATCACAACTTCGGAAGGCAAGTACCGGATTACCGATTTTGCGCCTCGCTTTCATTTATACGAACGGTATTTTAAGCCGCTCATGTTTATCAGAAAGATTGAACCCCTTGAAGGGCACTCGAGGATAACGATAAAGTGTGAGCCGGTTTGCGATTACGGAAAAAGTAAAATGCGATCGAGTAGGGGGAGTAACCACATTGATTACCTGGGTTGCGACGAAAATATTCGTTTAAGCACCAATGTGTCGTTAACGTACATTTTAGATCAAAAGGCATTTGTGCTTAATGAACCGAAATATCTGGTGATGACTTATGGGCAAAACCTTGAGGCGCCGGTGGTTAGTACGGCAGAAAGATTTCTTCGTGAAACTATTGTTTATTGGCGCTTATGGATCAAACATTCTTCTATTGCTGGCTTTTACCAGCCGTTCGTAATTCGCTCGGCGTTGGTTTTAAAAATTCACCAATATGAAGATACAGGCGCAATTATTGCCGCCAGCACAACCAGTTTGCCGGAATTTCCGGGGAGTACCAGAAACTGGGATTATCGGTATTGCTGGCTCCGCGATTCGCACTATGTATTGACCTCGCTTAATCACATTGGCCATTTTGAGGAAATGGAAAAGTATTTCAACTACCTTTCTGATATTTCTCATGCCGAAGATACGCGCTACCAACCTTTATACGGAATAGCGGGGGAACGAAAGATTACTGAACATACTTTAGATCATTTAGAGGGCTACGAAGGCGAGCAGCCAATTAGAATTGGTAATCAGGCGTATGAGCATATTCAAAACGACATTTACGGACAGGTATTAATATCGATGCTGCCATTGTACACCGATCACCGTTTTGTATTTTCGGAACGTAGTGATTCTGTTCGGTGGATTGAGAGTGTACTTTCAAAAATTGAGCGTACAATTGATGAGAAAGATGCCGGAATCTGGGAATTCAGAAACATAGCCAATGTACACTGCTACAGCAATTTGTTTCAATGGGCGGGTGCGCAGGCGGCATTAAAAATGGCCAAAACAATTGGTAACGTCGACTTTGAAACCCGGGCGCAGATTTTGATCGATAAAGCTGCGGCGCACATTGAGGCTTGTTACGATCCGGTTAGAAAAGTTTATACCAATGCTGTTGACAGCCCGCACTTAGATGCAAGCACGTTACAGTTAATTATGATGAATTACCTGGATCCTGCTTCGCAAAGAGCAAAAGACCATTTAATTGCGTTAGAAAATGAACTGAAAACTGAAGACGGATTGTTTTACCGTTATCTGCACGCTGACGACTTTGGCAAACCGAAAACTACCTTTTTAATTTGTGCATTTTGGTATGTTGAGGCTTTGGCTTGTGTGGGTAGAACGGATGAGGCGATTAAAGAGTTCGAAAACATTATAAAGTTCTGTAATCACTTGTTGCTTTTCAGCGAAGATGTTGATGCGAAAACGGGTAGCCAATGGGGTAATTTCCCTCAGGCCTACAGTCACGTAGGTTTAATGAATGCGGCTTATCGGATTGCAATCAAATTAGATAGGCCAATATTTTTATAGGCACGACAGGTTATTTTCCTGCAGATTGAAAGAATTGACGCTGAATTTGTTCTGCGTAATTTCACTTTAATCTGCGGGATTTTTTTGTGCCTTTTTTGTGCGTTTTGTCATTCTGCGCATAGCGAAGAATCTGCAGGCTATTTGGCCCAGAACGTTAAAACTGTAATGCCAAAAGAGGCGAGTGAGTGGGTAAACAAGATGATATATCGGTCGCGGATTTTTCGTGAGAATCGGGGCAGGGCACTCCCGCCATTGACGTTTCCGTGAATACTATAAAGATCGTTCTTTCGACCGATTGATCCATAGGAGCTCCCTTAGAGGAGAGATCTTGATTTTAAGATAAAAATTTCTCGGCTGCGAGCGAAATGACGACCGTTCTTAAGCGCATTATTCTAAAAAGAACGTCGGTGATCTTTGATGACAGCGTTGAAAGCTATCATCAAAGAAAATACCACAGCAGGCATTAATTTTTTGTTACAAACTCTTCCTTAACCAGGCTCCAAAGCAACTTTCTAACTTCTTTAAAGTCGTTTAAGTAATACTTTGCTTCTGAAAGGTTATTGCCTACTTTAACGGTTATGGCGTCATCCGGCAAAGCCTTAAAAATATCTTCGTCGGTATGGTCATCGCCTAGCGCCATAATAAAGTCGGGATTTTTGTTGTAAAGCCAGTTTAATGCGGCTTTGCCCTTGTTTACTTCAATATTTTTAAATTCTATCACCTTATTGCCTGGCATGAGTTGCAGGCCTTTATCGGCGGCTAAAATCTTCATGTGGCTTACAATTTCATTTGCCCGCAACTCGCCCAAACCTTCTTCGGCCTTGCGGTAATGCCAAACCAGCGAATAGCTTTTTTCTTCGATAAAAGAACCTGGAGTTCTATCGGTGTAAGTTTCTAAAAGCGCTTTAATTTCGCTTTTCCATTGGTCGGTAAGCAGGGGCAGGCAGTTCCATTTGTCGCCGTAGGCTTTTTGCCATGCTCCGTGTTCGGCAATCATATCTACGTTTAAATGGCCAAACCATTTTTCGAGGGTTTCATTTCTCCTGCCGCTAATAACAACAACGGTGTTTGAAGGGTCTAATGTTAAGTTTTCAATCAAATCGTAAAGTTCTGCATCTGGAGAGGCATCATCTATATTTCCGGTAAAGTCTACAAGTGTTCCATCGTAATCTAAAAATAATACCCTGTTATTGGCTTTAGCATATTTTGCGGCAATAACTTCGTTAATTGAATTTACAGCGTGTTTTGTTAATAATGATTTTTGAGAATCTTTCACTTCGTTAAGCCTTAAAATAAAATTGTTAACCCAATGTTTCACATTGAATTTTTCTACAATTGCCCGCATGGCTTTCATGCGTTGCTGTTGTTCTTCTAATGGCATTTTGAGGGCTACAACAATGGCCTCCATAATATCGCCTAAATTGTTCGGATTTACAACTAATGCCTCGGTTAGTTCTTTAGAAGCACCGGCCATTTCGCTCAAAATGAGTACGCCATCTTCCTTATTTCTACTTGCTACGTATTCTTTACTTACCAAATTCATGCCATCACGCATGGGTGTTACCAGGCAAATATCGGCTGATGAATACAGTGCGGATAGAACTTCTATAGGGAAAGAGCGGTAAAAGTAATTTACCGGAATCCAGTCCATCGATCGGTAGCGGGCGTTGAGGTTTCCAACAAATTGATCAATCTGATCTCGGAGTTCGCTATACTGCGGAACGGTATCGCGGGATGGCACAACGATCATGAAAAGCTCCAGTTTACCTATAAATTCGGGGTGCATCTGTAAAAGCAGTTCTAACGCTTTTAAGCGCTCCAAAATTCCCTTGCTATAATCTAAGCGGTCGATAGAAAGGATGATTTTCATGTCTTCTTTTCCACTTCTAAAGTAATCAATTTCTTGTTGTACCTCTTTAGTGGTTGTTAATGATGAAAACTTGTCGAAATCGATTCCCATTGGGAAAGCTTCGATCACAATTTGCCGCTCGTTGCTATTAAGTACGTTTGATGATGAATTTACGGGGAGTAGCCGGGTTGCCGTGCTAATGAAATGCCGCACATCATCGTAGGTATGGAAGCCGATCAAATCAGAGCCGATCAAGCCGTTCAGCAGTTCTTCTCTCCAGGGAATCAATCTAAATATTTCGTAAGAGGGGAAGGGAATGTGCTGAAAAAAGCCGATGGTAGCGCTCGGTAATTTTTCGCGTAAAATACCTGGTAGTAAAAGTAGTTGGTAATCTTGTATCCATATTTTGTCTCTTCTGTTTAGCACCTGCATGGCGCTTTTAGCAAATTTTTCGTTTACCGATTTGTACGAGTCCCAATAACTTTGCTCGTAATGTGCGTAAGTAACCAAATAGTGAAATACGGGCCACAAAACCTCGTTCGAAAAACCTTCGTAATAGAGGTTAATTTCCTCCTGGGTTAGAAAAACGGGGTAAAGGTTTAGCTCGCTCAGTTTTTGGATTACTTCTTCTTGTCGATCTTCAGGAACTTCAATTCCGGGCCAGCCAACCCAAATGGAGTTGCCTGTTTTGTACACATCGCCAAGTCCGGTGGCTAAGCCGCCCTCGCTCGGAATAAAGGTGTATTCGTTATTTTCTTCAATAATTTTAACGGGAAGTCTGTTCGATATTATTACTGTTTTCATGCTTTTTACGGATGTCATCACTTAAATAAAGCGACTATTTTCGTTTTTGTTTGAATTTTTTAGGTAAAAAAACATTCAAATGATTAACCTGCGGTCGTGAAAACGCGATGCAGGCAATGATTTATAGCTGTTCTTCTTTGAATCTCATTGTTGGAGATTTCGAATATTGGCTGCTGCAAAGATTGACGAAGGTTTTCACTAAAATGCGCTTTGACTAGAAGTTTGGGTTTGTTGGTTATAGCGACTGCTTGAGCGCTGAA from Pedobacter endophyticus includes:
- a CDS encoding exonuclease yields the protein MILDDFITITPTGLYCVYGDFYLDPQQPVREAVVSHAHGDHAIGGSQNVYCTAATASFMKHRYRKFAAVDFYTKAYHETFKIKDVAITFFSAGHILGSAQVLMEFQGVKYLYTGDYKIEPDATCEPFEFVKADVLITESTFANPDTKHPSPDDEIKKLNETSLNIMLGAYSLGKAQRIIWLLNEHCPTRNVMLHHSIMPFVKIYEDYGISVGNYKMYDRKVMKNNHENQVYIVPPMVFHSYHKAINVVRAFASGWKNLQQQNGISLYISDHADWDAILETVKEVQPKQIWTLHGDGKQLKAHFKDQLEVKILND
- a CDS encoding DUF5522 domain-containing protein — protein: MVFTANYHLKRGYCCKNKCKHCPWGYGKKKEKK
- a CDS encoding Uma2 family endonuclease — its product is MEFIVNEPAVAYNKRRFTIEEYLEKEKASDEKHEYFEGEIFAMSGASTQHNWIFSNTFGALCQKLKHRNCYPFGSDMRMHIPKNTLFTYPDISIYCNEIEHLQTDEDTSLNPTVIIEILSPSTRDYDRGKKFKLYRDIPSLKEYILIDSESVAIEAFYLNENQNWELIEYQQLTDSLNFVSMGFTVDISDIYNNVRFD
- a CDS encoding Uma2 family endonuclease, producing MEFIVNEPAVAYNKRRFTIEEYLEKEKASGEKHEYFQGEIFAMSGASDKHNEIFTNIFGELYVKLKGKPCKPYGSDMRMHIPENTLFTYPDISIYCKHPKKSGVDEETFVEPTVIIEILSPSTRKYDRSRKFDLYKDIPSLKEYMLIDSESVSVEAFYINEKQIWQVIEYKQLSDSLNFVSMEFAIALSDIYEDVNFD
- a CDS encoding Uma2 family endonuclease — encoded protein: MEFIVNEPAVAYNKRRFTIEEYLEKEKASDEKHEYFEGEIFAMSGAGDKHNEIFSNVFIEIGNKLKGKPCKPYGSDMRMHIPENTLFTYPNISIYCKHPKKSGVDEETFIEPTVIIEILSPSTRKYDRSRKFDLYKDIPSLKEYMLIDSESVFAEAFYINEKQIWQVIEYKQLSDSLNFVSMEFAIALSDIYEDVNFD
- a CDS encoding Uma2 family endonuclease, with the protein product MEHIVNEPAVAYNKRRFTIEEYLEKEKASDEKHEYFEGEIFAMSGASTEHNRIFSNVFVQIGVKLRGKPCELFGSDMRMHIPKNTLFTYPDISIYCNEIEHLQTDEDTSLNPTVIIEILSPSTRDYDRGKKFKLYRDIPSLKEYILIDSESVAIEAFYLNENQNWELIEYQQLTDSLNFASMGFTVDISDIYNNVRFD
- a CDS encoding ZIP family metal transporter, translated to MEAWKFAVLFFCAFFGGTAIFLVKSDKSKLLKLILSFSGAYLFAITVLHLIPDAYSGPDKEQIGIFILVGFLLQIFLEQFSEGVEHGHIHKHHDGHVFPFGIMISLCLHAFLEGMPLAKDQHNELIFGISLHHIPAAFALASILMQNHFKKGSILLYLLIFALMAPLGFYVSVGLSNGTIGGIDAYFNKIMGIVIGIFLHISTTILFESSADHKINIRKTIAVLLGIGVALIGFFAGH
- a CDS encoding phosphatase PAP2 family protein; the encoded protein is MIESIRQFDVELFLKIHRGLSNGFFDWLMPLMRNRFFWSPLYVFIIVFCIKQYKKTGLYIIGMILVTFAMGDSISSKLIKPMVGRVRPCNDFHLSNDIIHRVPCGGGMSFPSSHATNHFAIAVFLICVFYSRWKPILPIGLFWAIIICFAQVYVGVHFPVDVTSGAILGTIIGFVCSMIFKKLQPEF
- a CDS encoding class I SAM-dependent methyltransferase → MQRKWFQYWFNSPYYHILYQERNNAEAEFFIDNLTNYLDPVVDAKMLDIACGKGRHAIYLNKKGFDVTGIDLSEQSIKFAKKFENDKLHFLVHDMRRLFYINYFDIALNLFTSFGYFDTEKEHVDALKTFRKCLKANGILVIDYFNTEKIIGNLNHCETKSLDDITFNITKTVVDGKIIKKINFEDKHKVYNFEERVQAFTFDNFERMLTKAGMVVQKAFGNYALDDFDKANSDRLILVCKKA